One Pricia mediterranea genomic window, CCGTTTGCTCATGGATTGGTCTTTTTTGCGATGACGCGTTACAAAATAACCCAATAATACCGACAAATCATCCTCTACTACATTAAATTTATGGGGGCTCACCTGGGGCCCATTCTCGAAACCAGGGACTCAAAAAAGTCCGAAACCTCCTATTTATAGGCATTTCATCGAAATATCCTTAAACTTCTCATAAATGTTGTATAACAATAGGTACATCTTTTTGGATAAGACAGAAATTTAATGTATTATACATGCTTGTAGAACTCCAAAATCCAATTTGTACACATGAGGCAACTAAAGATTATCAAGCAGGTAACGAACCGGGAATCGAAATCATTGGACAAGTACTTGCAGGATATCAGTAAAATCGATCTGATCAACGCATCCGAGGAAGTAGAACTGGCACAACGCATCCGGGCCGGGGATCAACTCGCCCTTGAAAAACTGACAACCGCCAATCTGCGTTTTGTGGTGTCCGTGGCCAAACAGTATCAAAATCAAGGTTTGAAACTACCTGATTTGATCAACGAGGGAAATTTAGGATTGGTGAAAGCGGCCAAGCGTTTTGACGAGACGCGCGGATTTAAGTTTATCTCCTACGCGGTTTGGTGGATACGACAGTCCATTCTTCAAGCGCTGGCGGAACAGTCTCGGGTTGTACGGCTTCCCCTGAACAAAATCGGGTCCATCAATAAAATTAAAAAGACATTTTCTTATCTCGAGCAGGCGCACGAACGTCCGCCCTCGGCCGAAGAAATTGCCAAAGAGCTGGAAATGACCGTCAGTGAGGTCAAACAATCCATCAAAAACTCCGGCCGCCACGTATCGATGGATGCCCCGCTGCGTGAAGGCGAGGATTCCAACCTATACGATGTATTGCGCTCAGGCGAATCGCCCAAGCCGGACAAATCCCTGATGCAGCAATCGCTCAACACCGAAATCAACCGTGCTTTGGAAACTTTGTCCCCCCGGGAGGCCGACGTGGTCAAACTGTACTACGGTATCGGCGATCAGCAGTCCATGACCTTGGCGGAAATCGGACAGACCTTTGACCTGACCCGGGAACGGGTACGGCAAATTCGCGAAAAGGCCATTCGAAAACTTAGACATAATTCCCGAAGCAAGCTTTTGAAGACTTATTTGGGATAGTGCATCGCTAATGGATCAGATATGTCTACTACAGGCTGTAGCCGCTTGATACAAGTAAGTAGGTCGGCAATTGCAGTAGGTACTCGATAGCCAAAAGATGTTCCACAATTTGGAAAGTAAGCCATTTCTACTCGTGTAGGAATGGCTTTTCTCGTTGTTTTGGTTAGTTTGTGAGTTTCGAAACCCAGACCGGACCTAAGACGGTAAGATTTAGGACCAAATGCACGTACGCCCACAACAAAAAAGGAGGCCCCTTTGGGACCTCCTTTAAACAACTAAAAACAATTAAACACTAAAACACTAAGAATAATTCAATTTGACGATTTCCTCATTGGTAAGGATGTCGTTCAAGTTGGTGATAAAATTGAGGTAATCCGCATTATCGGGACATTGATGTGCCATAATAGTAGGGTTTAAGATTTGGAAGATTCGGGGGGTCGATACATTGCACAGATATCAAATCTACATATAATCCAATTCGACTAATTCGTTAAGACTTAAGATTTCGTTGAGGTCTTGCAAGAAGGCTAGGTACTCTTCTCCGTACGTGTCGTAAAGCATAAGGCGCAGGTTAAGTTAGTGATACGTTTTGATTTAAAGAAGCGATTTGGGCCGCTGTATTTGTTTGATGAAGTAAACTTATCCATAAGTCGCACCGGATACAATAAATTGTGGTGTAACCCTGATTTTTTGTTGTAAAGGTTGTTAATGGAGTACTTTAAGGAGGCAAACCTATTCTTTCGATGGCTGGCCCAAAGGTATGCCCTACCTATTCGTCAAAACTAGCGTAGATTTGACCGATCGACGGTTGTTGACAAGGCTTGAAGGAAGTTGAAGTATAACAAGGCAGCGGCCAAAGTATTAGAATTTGACCTGATATCTAAGTCCTGCGGAAACGGACCAAACAAAGTTGCCGGAATCAAAGACCAGTTCTTGGCGAGACAATCCCAAATTGAGCTTGTAGCTGTTGGGGCTTACCTTCCCGGTAAACTGATATGACAAGGCCAGGCGTTGCGATTCGACAAACAGTAACGTCTCCGCCAAGAGCGCTTCGCCGTCAATAAACTGTTTCAGTTCCGGAGAATAGCCCATACCCATATTTATACCGAGATAGTTGTGGGCGTCTTTCAGATACCTGCGCACCAAAAGTCCACCCGATACACTTACATTGCCGAAATCCTGTGGAGTCACATAAGACCTTACCGAAAAATAATAGTTTCCCCGATATAGTCCCACCGAACCCGTGTAAACGGTCGCCTTGGTCGTTCTGAAGTCCAAATAGCGCACCCCCAGCGAGGTTTCGATGGCTTTGGGCAAGTTGGCATAAAACTCTGCCCCTGCCCTATGACCGGGAAAAATAGGTGCGCTCGAAAACCCATAGTTCAGATAAGCGTAGAAGGTTTTTGAGAATTTGGGATAGAGGTCCAGTTCGTATTGTAGCCCGTGTGTCTCGAACCGGTTGGCGTAGTTGATACGCGGGATGACGCTTCCCGCCTTGGTTTTTCGACTATATGCAAGATTGGAATATACCATCGGTCCGTACACGGCATCGAAAACCTCAAAGGAGTTGGTCATCGATATATTATTTCTTTGAATTTGCGGTTCCGTGTATTTTTTTACCGTGCTAACGGCGGTATCCATTGCTGTTTTCTTATCTTCATGTAGATTTTCTAGCACCTTTCGCCGTAAAGCTTGGATGTCACCATCATCCTTTAAATAGGTTAGGGCCTTGTTGGATAATCCCAGGGCAATATAGTAGTCTTCGGAATAGATTTCGTTTTTTATCGCCGCGACCCAAACCTCCTTGTTTTGGGGTTCTTGTGATGTGATACGGTTAAACTGGTCCCGGGCAAGGTCATATTTTCCGTCCCAACTATAGGTACTGGCCAAAAGACTTCGTACATCGCTATAATCGGGATATTTGGTAAGGATGTGGTTTAAGGTGTCGCGGGCAATATCCCGTTTACCCTCAAAGGCCAAAGTTCTGGCCGTAAAAAAAGATGTGTCCGGATTGCCGCTATAGCCGCTCCCCTGCGCCATCCCCAAAAAGGGAAACCAAACCGTCAAAATCAAAAAAAACATTCTACGCCTACGATATGTGTCTATGGAAATCATCATCTGCTGAGTGGTACCGGTTCGTTCGTTGTTATATGTTCT contains:
- a CDS encoding sigma-70 family RNA polymerase sigma factor; translation: MRQLKIIKQVTNRESKSLDKYLQDISKIDLINASEEVELAQRIRAGDQLALEKLTTANLRFVVSVAKQYQNQGLKLPDLINEGNLGLVKAAKRFDETRGFKFISYAVWWIRQSILQALAEQSRVVRLPLNKIGSINKIKKTFSYLEQAHERPPSAEEIAKELEMTVSEVKQSIKNSGRHVSMDAPLREGEDSNLYDVLRSGESPKPDKSLMQQSLNTEINRALETLSPREADVVKLYYGIGDQQSMTLAEIGQTFDLTRERVRQIREKAIRKLRHNSRSKLLKTYLG
- a CDS encoding YaiO family outer membrane beta-barrel protein — protein: MFFLILTVWFPFLGMAQGSGYSGNPDTSFFTARTLAFEGKRDIARDTLNHILTKYPDYSDVRSLLASTYSWDGKYDLARDQFNRITSQEPQNKEVWVAAIKNEIYSEDYYIALGLSNKALTYLKDDGDIQALRRKVLENLHEDKKTAMDTAVSTVKKYTEPQIQRNNISMTNSFEVFDAVYGPMVYSNLAYSRKTKAGSVIPRINYANRFETHGLQYELDLYPKFSKTFYAYLNYGFSSAPIFPGHRAGAEFYANLPKAIETSLGVRYLDFRTTKATVYTGSVGLYRGNYYFSVRSYVTPQDFGNVSVSGGLLVRRYLKDAHNYLGINMGMGYSPELKQFIDGEALLAETLLFVESQRLALSYQFTGKVSPNSYKLNLGLSRQELVFDSGNFVWSVSAGLRYQVKF